AGAGGTTACGTCGAATATACAAGGTTAGGTCGAATATACAAGGAAACACTTAAAGATTTTAACAGGCAAACTTCCTACACAGTTTCAGGAGTATGATAGGATCCAGACCAGTAACAAGTAAATGTCGGCAAATTTGTTTCAGAATGTATAAATAATAGTTTTTTTTTGGTCTTCATTCATATATATCTCAAGGTTATTTTAATTTCTGCCATTTTAACATACGAGCTTCTTAATACTGAATGAATGCGATTTTTAGTGCAGGCTGGAGGTTAATGTAAATGTTGGGAGAAAGGGATTCCTGGTGTTTGGTCAAGTGTACATCCTGTGTACTCGAGTCAGAAGGCTACAGTAAACTGGGCAGTAGCCAGTTTCCCCTACGCTCACCCAAACATGTAAAACATTAAGAGCCATCTTCGGCGTCAAGACAATAATGCACCACACTGAAGTCCGGATCGTAAAACAAAATGTTAAACTTTGCAACAATACCAGAAATCATTCAATCCATCAATTGATCATGGGGAGAGTATATCTAAGCAAGAGTCGCAGCGATCAAGATAGTCATCTTGAGACAAAAGAATAGCTAGCAACCGCAGCAAAACAATCACAAGTGTATCATCTTCGCTAAATAATAAATCCGTGACTACTGATTATAAAAGTATGTGACAATTATCACAGCGATTACTTGTTGAGGCTACATGCCAGTTTTATTTTCCTAGCTAAATTATTATGCACATGCGCACTTATCCCCCTCACTTTCATATACGAATAAATGTACAAACTGCATTTAATTTTGTTTTACCAATTTACACCCGGATCTTTTTCGTATTTTGTGTAGCCAAGTTAGTTAGGCTTAAATCTTATCCACTGCACATTGAAGCGGCAACTCGCCTGGAcactataaaaaaaatcataaattagGAATTGAAGTATACGTATTTTCAGTGAACCCTCAGTGAACACAGACACTTTTCGTGCATAGACTAGCGAGTAGTTACttccagtaatgtgtgtgtgtgtgtgtgtgtgtgtgtgtgtgtgtgtgtgtgtgtgtgtgtgtgtgtgtgtgtgtgtgtgtgtgtgtgtgtgtgtctgtctctctctctctctcgtgccgaatatgtaaaactggtcaattagcaagagctcatttaaactgaagtcctttctgaaattttctcttatacgtttaaagatatatattttttcattaatgttaatgtaattttttttaattttgcaccaaaagaatcttagaaaacttacctaaccttattatatcaagagcaatttattttagcctaacccaactaatggTCCAGGACAGAGAGAAAAGTAGTCTTCAGTTTCCTCTCTAAAGCGTGGGTGATatgtgaattgttctagccatggcaatgcatttttttttttactttccgtATAAATACATACACACTTTTCAGGTATATGCTTTTCATGTATATACCCCACACACTTCTCATGTATATACCGTGTATCTAACTACTGTGTATACCTCGAGTGTATTCCGAGAGTCAACgccccagtccatgaccaggtctcgaggtggatcagagcctgatcaaccaggctgttactgccggccacaAGCAAACCGACGTAGGATCCATAGCCAGGTTGATCAAGTACTGACTTAAgctgtctgtccagctccttcttgaagacagcctcgTGTGTCACTATTTTCAATATGCATCCATGGATATTTCTACGTGTATATACCCTGtgcgtaggttaggttaggttaaggttcgtAGGAATGCGTAATTTGGCAACTGGGAgcggaggaggtgggggaggaagGTAAGAGAACTCTGCCAGAGAAGACGGGAAAACTACCTCAGTCACTCCTCTGCTGTGACTGATGCCACACGTGTCCTACCCCTACGCTGCCAGCCTTCATCCACATGTTGAAGTATTCCCTACAATTGGATTAAATCCCTAAATTATAAGTGAAACATTAACTGCAGAACTTGTTACGTACGATTCAAAACTAGCACCACTGGATTCAAGAATAAACTTTCAGACAGTGCTAATAAAGCAAACGACGCATAGTACTTGTAAATGTCTTGCAGCCCATGACAATTTCATAATTTCAAGATTTGCCGTGTACTATTTCTAACTAGTTGCTGCATCAACTTAAAATGCAGATACTCGTTTGTTACAAGACGTACTTGGGACAAAATTGTGTCACTTGATTTTGGGTCACTTGAATGCACACTGGTGGTGGACAAAAAACTCGGATCCAGTACAATGGAAACTTTAGCATCCGGACCATCACCGATGGGCGCTGACAGCGCTGAACACCTGGGTGAGCCCACGAGGCCAACAACAAACGAAGAGTGCGCCATGAAACCTGGTACATACACGGAAAGCTCAAGAAGGACTCTTGGAGGGTTGGCCAACTTCAAATCATCATTCACACGCGAGCGAAGACCTGGATCAACCACCTTCAGCGTAGGCGCCCTCGGCTGCGAAGCAGGGCGGAGTTCACAAAAACATGGGAAGAAGTATGCAGAGAGATGGATGGTGGGCGTGAGCGCTGCGGGCGTGGTCGTCTCTGCACTCATTCTAATCATTGTGCTCTTCCCACTTCTCACTACCCCTTCTTTACCCACGTCTATCTATTCAAACACAAGTCAACATACCAATATTTTAACAAACAGCGCATTTTCAGCTGATGAACCAGAGAATGAAGAAAATCTTATTGACTTCTTTGGCTTCCCGGATTATGACCCGAAAGGGTCATTCAAAAAGCCTTCAGAACTTTCGCCAGATCTTGAAGACTTTTTCAGTTATGTAGTTGATAATATTCGAGGAGCCATGAACTTTAGTGTTTCTCCCTGTGACGACTTCTATGAATATGCATGTGGAAATTGGAAAAACCTATATCCTCCACCAACAGGAGTATCAGGGTGGAGTAACTTCGAAGCTATGACTATCAAAATTTGGGATATGATGGAAGATGAACTTGCGATGTTTATAAATGAAACGGATAACAATGCAAAACACAACGGTGTTCTAGTACCTTTGGATGAACGTAACAATTCACATTTAAATAATGCCGATTCTTACATGCGAAAACTGGCAACAGACTACTATGCAGCATGTGAAGATGAAACCAATTTagccatgctgggtgttagccctCTCCAAGAGGTCCTTCACAAGATGGATCAAGAATATCAACTTCTCAAGTCACAGTTGCAGCCTTTGCAAGCATTCCAAAGTATGTTAGAGTATGTTCACCACGATCTATCCCTCCATGCCTTTTTTGGGTGGAAGGTTGAGATGGACAATACTATTGCAAATTCCATGGCTATAGAATTAATAGCACCAAATGTAGATTTAGTGCCACAAGGAACTGTTGTGAAAGGAAATGATGACCTTATTACAGTATATGAACAATATGCTTCAGATATTCTGAAAATGGTTGGTACATTTGACAATAACAGTGTTGTGAATGAGGTAGCTATCATCCTTGAGTTTCTACAAATTTTCCAACCAGTAGGTGGTTCTCTGTTGGTAAATAATACAAATATTGAAGAGTTGAATGCCATAGCACCCTTTTTAGACTGGCACATATATTTCAACAAAGGCTTTAATAGAGTGGGAGCATTTATAAATACAGATGAACGCATACTATCTTTAATTCAGGATTATTTAGCAGTGATCTCGACTGAAATAATGGCAGAAATTTCAAGTAAAGGGTCAGACAGATTATATGTATACCTCCGCTGGCAGGTAGTGCAATATTATAGTCAGTTCCTCCATAAGCAAGCAAGGAATGCATTATTACCATTATTTGATCACATATCTGGAGAAAATACAACTAATTTGCCAAATTTTCGCTTTCGGCCCTGCATCAAAGAACTGGAAGAGAGACTCTCACTTCCTATTGCTTATCTTCTAATGGAAATTGTCAAGGAGCAACTCCAAAAAGGACCAACCATCCATGATTTGACTAGAAGAGTGAGAAAAATGGCAGAATCCATTAGAGAAGAGTATGTAAGATATATAGATTCATTTGAATGGTTGAAGCCCAGTGCTAAAAATGTATTAACTGAGAAATTAAGCAATGTTAACATATTGGTAGGCTACCCACCAGTCCTTGATAATATATTTGAACTCCAAAAACTGTTTGAAAACTTAAATTTCAGTAACAAAAATTTACTGCAGAATCAGATAAACCTGCTGAAATTTAATAAAAATCGTCATATGAAGTTTTTAAGAGAGCCAGGTACTTATAGTGAGTGGGAAGTTCTGTCACCCATGTCTTTGATCAGCTTCTATGTGTATCGTAGAAATACTTTACTTATACCATTAGGAGGATTTATGTACCCTCTCTACAATTCTGATCTGCCAGAACCTCTTTCATATGCAACAATGGGAGCATTCATAAGTCATGAACTAGGACATGCTGTGGATTTTGTGGGTCGCACAAGAGATCAATACGGAAGAGCTAATGCTACCATGTGGGATGAGCAAACTGTGGAAGACTTTGTTCAGAAAGTGTTATGCCGTATTAACCAATACACAGAGACATATTACCCCATTCAGGGTCTTTTGACCATCGCTGAAGTGATGGCTGATGATGGCAGTATTGGTAATTCTTACAGAACAATAAAAAATCAACTCTCTCAAACAAAATTCCCAGACCAAATTAGTGACTTCTTGACAGAGCTACATCTTTCGCCAGACCAATTCTTCTTCCTACATTATGCTCAACTGTTCTGTGCTGCATCAACCACTGGCATCCCACACAAAGGTGTAGCCCATTACCCACCACATTCTGTTAGAGTAAAAGCTACACTTTCCAACACTCCTGATTTCCAAAGGGCCTTTGCTTGCCATAAAGATGCCAAAATGAATAACATTAAAGCAAACTGTGATATTTGGTAAGTGTAGCAACGAAAATTTCCCCGTGACATTTGGTAATTGTAGCAACGAAAATTGCCCTAAATGGTTTCGATTTACATGCTGTGCCTTGATGATGAAATTAAATACAGTAATCTAAACATTCTGCTGCAAGAACCAATAAATCCTATTTTAGAGGGGCAATGTGAACTACCAAGGAGAGAGTCAATTGAGCTTGACAATTAGAACAATTATTTCTTTTGCAATATGTGACAATGCTAAGCTGTAGCACATCCCTCTCAATCATCAAAAGATTTAACCCACCAAATGCagatttgtattatattattaacaTTCCGGTTATATACTTTGATGTATTAACTTTTTTGTGTATGGAgtgtttgttattttttcttagtaGACTACTGCAACTGTGATAGAAGTAAAGTTAAACATAATCAGTTTTATTatacaaaatatatttttgtaaATGCTTTATAAATGTATGCAAAATACTGTCCTATAACATGTCTGTGGCTACATAGAAAATCTACAAGTACAAAACAAAACTTACCAAGTTCTTTACTTTCCCTcaataaagaaaaagaaaagatgcCCTTTCCAATACCATACAGGTATTGGATGGCTAAGTTCTGTattatttagcttataagtgctagggttatgaacattcccaagcttcagaactttacatttatctacaatgaactgcatctgccactcttCTGACCATGAAttcagtttgtctaaatccttccaAAGTTCTGTGACAtcacgtttgaatcaattacccTACCTATCTTAGTGTCATCAACGAATCTGCTCATATAGCTAGCAATtgcctcatcaaggtcattgatatatattataaacaataatgagcttaaaactgatccctgaggaacaccactagTTTCAGATCCCCACTCAAATTTTACCCCATTTATGCACGGTCTGTTTCCTATTGGCGAGCCAAGACTCTATCCATGACAGCCCTTTTTTCcctaatgccatgagctgccactttctttatcacactctggtgtggtactctatcaaaagccttactaaaatccaagtacagtggaacctcgattttcgtatgccctagtctgtatgtaaaactatagttattctctataaaatgtattttttgttaatatttcccataagaaacaatgtaaatccaattaatccattccagacatccgaaaatattaaaaaaaaaaatagattttatATAGAAtatctatagttttacatacagactagGGCATATGAAAACCGTGGTTCCACtgtaaacaatatcgaattctttaacgtgatcaacagcctcaaaagctttactgaggaAGCCTCAAACTGTTGCATCCTGTTCCTTTAATTCCTTGGACAACATTGGCACCATTATCCTGCCCTATCAAATGAATTTTGAAAGCTTGTATGTTGAATTCACACACTGGTTCTTGAATACTCAGTGATGTGCACTACTGTGTTGGATCCAGGAAATGGCACTACTCTAAGGATGAGTTTCCTGAACAAAGCCTATGTTGAAGCAATTATCCAACTAAATTTATTAAGGCTTTATTTGATAAATTCTTCCACATACCTGTCATGAAACTAACATATTCGACTTCCattgtttctttattttttcatGACAGATGAACGAGTGGAGGGGAACCACAGTATCATTAATACAccttgtgagtgagtgtgtgcatAGTCCTCAAATCATGAATTAAAGTGtcaattttacctattttaaGCATACTTAtaatattaatacagcctctcctcacttaatgacggagttctgttcctaagaccgcgtcggtaaacgaattcatcactaAAAAAGGAGCATACTACGTATAATGGtactgggtttgtgtcaaccatctttgatattgctttaatgttACCTtcacaccatttataacatttctggtatgtttttaaatgtttatatagcagtgtactgtatattgtaataaatagaATGGTAGAttagacatatgcaacatttgggtacctTTCATGAAgtaatgttttgccacacagtggcttcatccgtccatacaaagaagaatggcgaagaacaggaggagcttgaggtaatcagttcctcagccttgagtcgatgtagtcagtccaatcttgaaaagaatacagcacatGTGTgatgaagtggcttatatactgtaggcaggagaggtgcagcagcctacagtatataagccacttcatcgcacatatgctgtattcttttcaagattgatggactgactacatcgactcaaggctgagggactgattacctcaaactactcccgttcttcaccattcttctttgtatggactgatgaagccactgtgtggcaaaatgtttcctcattgaagatacccaagtgttgcccatgtgcctaatttaccaacttgtcggttctctgaaccattcatctacaataaacagaatagaggaaatcagctctaatatacattatttaggtatgcaaactggtcagagagcccatcgcaAGTCCGAGTCAACAGTAAACAAGTATGTAgcgaagtgaggagaggctgtattttaaAATCATCAGCCAGAACTGGCAATTTTTCAGATTCCAACACTGGCACACCCCTATATAAGAGTAATCCAACTATAGTGAGATtagatatacagcctctcctcacttaacaacggagttccgttcctgaaGCTACATTGCTAAGCGAATTCGTCACAAAGTGAGGagtatactataatggtagtgagtttgtgtcaaccatcttcaatattgttttaatgtcaccttggcatcatttataacatttctggtgtaTTTAGCTCTACTATACCgatccatacacaactgtaggcccgtgaatataaaagaaacactgtctgtttatcaattcaagacttcttaaaaaccacttactcacccacaactaaataaatactgattaactGCATCTCATAAATGTaaaacctgtgaccctatcaaactgctTTTTTGTAAGTAACTCATCAAATGTGCTACAAATCTGTACAACTTTAAAGCCTCTTATTTGAAATAGCCTGCccacaatgctctgcatacaaggggcttttggcatgtacactcaaccactgtatttctttcatacagctatgtatcatgtccaaataataataaataaataactaaataaataaataaattatttaggcatgaatactggtcagagcctgttgtaagtccgAGGCATCAAATGGCTTTGagtgaaagttaaaaaaaaagtttaacaagcaaatttgcattttttttgtgttcattacTTATCATTTTAGGATATCACATTAcccattttttaattttttttttttttaacaagtcggccatctcccaccaaggcagggtgaccctaaaaaaagaaagaaaatccccaaaagaaaatactttcatctttcaacactttaacctcactcgcacataatcactgtttttgcagaggtgcccagaatacaacagttcagaagtatatacatgtacatataaaaatacacaatatatccctccaaactgccaatatctcaaacccctcctttagagtgcaggcattgaccttcccatttccaggactcgagtctggttatataaaataaccggtttccctgaatcccttcactaaatattaccctgctcacacttcaacagtgcatcaggtcccaagtaccatttgtctccattcactcctatctaacacactcacgcacgcttgctggaagtccaaacccctcgtccacaacacctcctttacccccccccctccaactttttcgaggatggcccctaccccgccttccttcccctacagatttatacgctctccatgtcattctactttgatccattctctctaaatgaccaaaccacctcaacaaaccctcttcagccctctgactaatactcttattaactccacaccttctcctaatttccacactccgaattttctgcataatatttacaccacacactgccctttgacaggacatctccactgcctccaaccacctcctcactgcagcatttacaacccaagcttcacacccatataagagtgttggtactactatactttcatacattcccttctttgcctccatagataacattttttgcctccacatatacctcagtgtaccactcatattttttccttcatcaattctatgattaacctcatccttcataaatccatctgctgacacgtcaactcccaaatatctgaaaacattcacttcttccatacttctcctccccaatttgatatccaatttttctttatctaaatcatttgatactctcatcacctttctcttttctatgttcactttcaactttctacctttacacactcccaaattcatccactaacctttgttaTTTTTCTttggaatctcccataagcacagtatcatcagcaaagagtaactgtgacacttcccattttgtatttaattccccataatttaatcccacccctctcccgaacaccctagcatttacttcttttacaaccccatctataaatatattaaacaaccatggtgacattacacatccctgtctaagacctacttttacttggaaatagtctccctctcttctacacaccctaacctgagcctcactatcctcataaaaactctttacagcatttagtaacttaccgcctattccatatacgtacttgcaacatctgccacattgcttccctatccactatcacatgccttttctaaatccataaatgcaataaaaacttccctacctttatctaaatactgcttacatatatgcttcaatgtaaacacttgatctacacatcccctacccactctaaaacctccttgctcatccacaattctacattctgtcttacctctaattctttcaataataaccctaccgtacacttttcctggtatactcagtaaacttattcctctataatttttacaatcactttttgtcccccttccctttatataaagggactatacacgctctctgccaatccctaggtaccttcccctctttcatacatttcttCTTtccttcaacacaccggccgtatcccaccgaggcgggatgacccaaaaggaaaaacaaaagcttctcc
This genomic window from Cherax quadricarinatus isolate ZL_2023a chromosome 9, ASM3850222v1, whole genome shotgun sequence contains:
- the LOC128686117 gene encoding endothelin-converting enzyme 1-like gives rise to the protein METLASGPSPMGADSAEHLGEPTRPTTNEECAMKPGTYTESSRRTLGGLANFKSSFTRERRPGSTTFSVGALGCEAGRSSQKHGKKYAERWMVGVSAAGVVVSALILIIVLFPLLTTPSLPTSIYSNTSQHTNILTNSAFSADEPENEENLIDFFGFPDYDPKGSFKKPSELSPDLEDFFSYVVDNIRGAMNFSVSPCDDFYEYACGNWKNLYPPPTGVSGWSNFEAMTIKIWDMMEDELAMFINETDNNAKHNGVLVPLDERNNSHLNNADSYMRKLATDYYAACEDETNLAMLGVSPLQEVLHKMDQEYQLLKSQLQPLQAFQSMLEYVHHDLSLHAFFGWKVEMDNTIANSMAIELIAPNVDLVPQGTVVKGNDDLITVYEQYASDILKMVGTFDNNSVVNEVAIILEFLQIFQPVGGSLLVNNTNIEELNAIAPFLDWHIYFNKGFNRVGAFINTDERILSLIQDYLAVISTEIMAEISSKGSDRLYVYLRWQVVQYYSQFLHKQARNALLPLFDHISGENTTNLPNFRFRPCIKELEERLSLPIAYLLMEIVKEQLQKGPTIHDLTRRVRKMAESIREEYVRYIDSFEWLKPSAKNVLTEKLSNVNILVGYPPVLDNIFELQKLFENLNFSNKNLLQNQINLLKFNKNRHMKFLREPGTYSEWEVLSPMSLISFYVYRRNTLLIPLGGFMYPLYNSDLPEPLSYATMGAFISHELGHAVDFVGRTRDQYGRANATMWDEQTVEDFVQKVLCRINQYTETYYPIQGLLTIAEVMADDGSIGNSYRTIKNQLSQTKFPDQISDFLTELHLSPDQFFFLHYAQLFCAASTTGIPHKGVAHYPPHSVRVKATLSNTPDFQRAFACHKDAKMNNIKANCDIW